A region from the Vicia villosa cultivar HV-30 ecotype Madison, WI linkage group LG3, Vvil1.0, whole genome shotgun sequence genome encodes:
- the LOC131655688 gene encoding gibberellin 20 oxidase 2-like yields the protein MNSGQLLCELQVQPHVPKNFIWPKEYLEDAHEELRAPVVDLEGFLNGDNGSTQHASKLINEACLNHGFFQVINHGVDPLLIAQAYDQMDTIFKLPNHRKVSAYKVPGSMWGYSGAHAHRFSSKLPWKETFSFPYHVNELEPGVTSYFKSTLGSDFHQAGVTFEKYCKSMKELGMKLTELLAISLGVNDRLHYRELFEEGCSIMRCNNYPCCQQPSLVLGTGPHCDPTSLTLLHQDQVGGLQVFVDDKWHTVRPLPNALVVNIGDTFMALSNGRYKSCLHRAVVNQHKQRRSLAFFLCPKEDKVVRPPQDIISRDGTKLYPDFTWSQLLQFTQNYYRADESTLSNFTNWLISSKPQI from the exons ATGAATTCAGGTCAATTATTGTGTGAACTTCAAGTTCAACCCCACGTGCCAAAGAATTTCATTTGGCCAAAAGAGTATCTAGAGGATGCTCATGAAGAACTCCGAGCACCAGTGGTGGATCTTGAAGGGTTTCTCAATGGTGACAATGGATCCACACAACATGCCTCTAAACTCATAAATGAGGCTTGTTTGAACCATGGTTTTTTCCAAGTGATTAATCATGGTGTTGATCCACTTCTCATTGCTCAAGCTTATGATCAAATGGACACTATTTTTAAACTTCCAAATCATAGGAAAGTGAGTGCTTATAAGGTGCCTGGTTCAATGTGGGGTTATTCTGGTGCTCATGCTCATCGTTTCTCCTCTAAACTTCCATGGAAGGAAACTTTCTCTTTCCCTTACCATGTCAATGAGCTAGAGCCTGGTGTTACTAGCTACTTCAAATCTACCTTAGGGAGTGATTTTCATCAAGCTGG GGTGACATTCGAGAAGTACTGTAAGTCAATGAAAGAGCTGGGAATGAAGCTGACTGAGCTATTGGCAATAAGCTTAGGAGTGAATGATCGATTGCATTATAGGGAGTTGTTTGAAGAAGGTTGTTCAATCATGAGATGCAACAATTACCCATGTTGCCAGCAACCTAGTCTTGTCCTTGGGACAGGACCTCATTGTGATCCAACTTCTTTAACACTGCTTCATCAAGATCAAGTTGGAGGTCTTCAAGTTTTTGTTGATGATAAGTGGCACACGGTTCGACCCCTTCCTAACGCACTCGTTGTTAATATCGGAGATACATTCATG GCATTATCAAATGGAAGGTACAAGAGTTGCCTACATAGGGCCGTGGTTAATCAGCACAAACAGAGAAGGTCCTTGGCTTTCTTTCTATGTCCCAAAGAAGATAAGGTGGTGAGACCCCCTCAAGATATTATTAGCAGAGATGGGACCAAACTGTATCCTGATTTTACATGGTCACAATTGCTTCAATTCACTCAAAATTATTACAGAGCAGATGAATCCACACTCTCAAATTTCACCAATTGGTTGATATCTTCCAAACCACAAATTTAA